The Euzebya rosea region ATGTGAGCGCCTCGGACTCAGGTTTGGTGGGTGGGTCCTGTGCGGGCCAGTCGTGACAGGTGTGGAACACGTGCGAGTTGCCCCTCCCGCTCCGACCGGGGGTGGTGCAGAATCCGCCACCATGCGCACCACGCACTCGCCCCGGGTCGGCCTGCTCATCGGCCTGCTGCTGCTCGCGCTGGTCGCCGCGGCGTGCACCGGTGGGGACGACGACCCGGCCCCCGACCCCTCCGCCAGCGAAGGGGCAGCCCCGGGCGGCGACGAGGCGGCCGAGCTGGAGATCCCCGTCCTCGAGGGCGCCGAGATCGACGTGGATCCGGCGATCATCGACGCCGTCACGACGTGGATCGACGAGGAGTCCGGGCTGACGGAGATGCTCAAGGAGGAGCTGGTGCTCGCGTCGGCGTCGATGACCCGCGACGTGCACCACCTGACCTACGAGCAGCAGCACGGCGGGGTGGCCGTGCGCGGCGCCCAGCTGGTCGTGCACGTCCGTGACACCGGCGAGGTGCTCGCGGCCAGCCAGTCGCTCTCGACGACCCTGCCGGGCGCCGGCACCACCGAAGAGCTGACTCCGGACGAGGCGCGCGAGATCGCCGTCAAGGCCATCACCGGCACGATCATCGGCGAACCCGAGGTCCTGTCCACCTGGCTGGAGGACGGTCCCGAGCTGCGCCTCGGCTGGGAGGTGAGGATCAGCACCGAGGAGCGCATCGACTACGCCGTCGTGGTCGACGCCACGACCGGTGACGTGCTGAGCGTCGACCAGCTGTCCTCGACCCAGCAGTCCTCCTCGGCTGGGGACCGGGACGACGGCGGGTCCGTGGTCGACGGTGCGGAGGTGGCACAGGCGGGGGGCTGTGGCGCGCCCGCACCGCCGAGCGCCTGCATCTTCGTCGTCGACCCGATCTACGCCGCGGGCACACCCGCCATCACCGGGGCCGAGGCCAACCGCACCCTCGTCGGCGTCCCGCTGGCCAACCTGACCGACCCGTCCGACGGCAACCTGGTGGGCCGCTACGTGCAGGTCTTCCCCGACGTGCGGCCCGATTACGTCGACCCCGACAACGTCTTCGGCGAGGGCGGTCGTGGCGGGCAGGACCCCACCTTCGAGGGTGGGATGGTCTACTACTGGATCGACTACACCCAGCAGCTCATGCAGTCGCTGGGGTACGACTACCACGGTGACGACCCGGTCGATGTCATCCCGATCGACCCGACGTTCACCGACAACGCGGCGTACCTGCCGATCTTCGACCTCATCGTCATGGGTGTGACCAGCAACGGCGTGGTTGCGCTGGCGGAGGACGCCCAGGTGATCGTGCACGAGTACGGTCACGCGGTCGTGGAGTCGGTGGTGCCCAACATCCTGGGGGCCGAGGGTGGGGCGTTCAACGAGGGCTTCGCCGACCTGCTGATGGTCTTCACGACGCTGGAGTTCCGCAACGGCGACATCGGCTGCCTGTCGGCGTGGTTCGGTCGCGAGATCGGCCTGCCGGGCGGCTGCATCCGGCGGATCGACACCGACAAGGTCTACCCGCAGGACCTGCTGGCCGAGGTCCACCTGGACGGCGAGATCTACACCGGCGCGGTGTGGGACGTCTTCACCGCCATGCTTCAGCGCGACACGGGCCTCGTGCCCGAGGACTGCCAGGACCGTGCGACCAACCCCTGCGACGCGGTGCGGGACGAGGTGCTGGGCACCCTGCTCGGCAGCCTGCCGTTCCTCACCCCCCAGGTGACGCTCAACGACGCGGCGGCCGCGATGGCGCTGAGCGACGAGATCTTCTACGGGGGCCGCAACGCCGACCTGATCACCCAGGTGATGGGCCAGCACGGGCTGGAGACCACCAGCAACCCCAGCGTGATGATGGCGTCGGGTCCGATGGAGCTGATGTCCAACGAACGGTCCCCGTCGCAGGTGGCGCTGAAGATCATCCATGAGAACCGCGGGGACCTGGCCGTCGAGCTGCAGGTCGTCGATGCGTCCGGCGAACCCCTGTGCGTCTCGACGTTCCTGACGCCCGACACCGCCGACTCGGCCGACAACGTGACCGGGCGCTACGACCTGGCCGGGTCGACGTGCGAGGCGTTCCTGCCGCCCGGCCCCGATCAGGTCTTCCAGCTGGTGGTCGTCGACATCGCCGGCGGGGCGCTCGGCGAGCTGTTCCAGTTCAACGTCTTCCACGAGGGGGTGGAGTACCGGGCCAGCGGGTTGCCCCAGGCCATCCCGGACGGCGACGGGCGGGGGATCGTCGCGACCATCCCCGACACCGACCTCGGCGCCGTGCCGATGGCCGACCCCCAGCCGCCCCCTCCGGGCCCGGCCCCGCCGGCACCGGCGCCTGCCCCGGCACCCGCGCCTGCTTC contains the following coding sequences:
- a CDS encoding PepSY domain-containing protein, translated to MRTTHSPRVGLLIGLLLLALVAAACTGGDDDPAPDPSASEGAAPGGDEAAELEIPVLEGAEIDVDPAIIDAVTTWIDEESGLTEMLKEELVLASASMTRDVHHLTYEQQHGGVAVRGAQLVVHVRDTGEVLAASQSLSTTLPGAGTTEELTPDEAREIAVKAITGTIIGEPEVLSTWLEDGPELRLGWEVRISTEERIDYAVVVDATTGDVLSVDQLSSTQQSSSAGDRDDGGSVVDGAEVAQAGGCGAPAPPSACIFVVDPIYAAGTPAITGAEANRTLVGVPLANLTDPSDGNLVGRYVQVFPDVRPDYVDPDNVFGEGGRGGQDPTFEGGMVYYWIDYTQQLMQSLGYDYHGDDPVDVIPIDPTFTDNAAYLPIFDLIVMGVTSNGVVALAEDAQVIVHEYGHAVVESVVPNILGAEGGAFNEGFADLLMVFTTLEFRNGDIGCLSAWFGREIGLPGGCIRRIDTDKVYPQDLLAEVHLDGEIYTGAVWDVFTAMLQRDTGLVPEDCQDRATNPCDAVRDEVLGTLLGSLPFLTPQVTLNDAAAAMALSDEIFYGGRNADLITQVMGQHGLETTSNPSVMMASGPMELMSNERSPSQVALKIIHENRGDLAVELQVVDASGEPLCVSTFLTPDTADSADNVTGRYDLAGSTCEAFLPPGPDQVFQLVVVDIAGGALGELFQFNVFHEGVEYRASGLPQAIPDGDGRGIVATIPDTDLGAVPMADPQPPPPGPAPPAPAPAPAPAPASAPAPAPAPAPAPGGALEADIAISHTYVGDLDVVVGVLDASGNAVCAVEVLRSDPSDASSDFTGTFDVSACAANYPPSPSNIWALVAIDNAAIDVGTITQFTLRGPDGVTRQGQVPAQIPDNDPNGALVLLNP